In the Malania oleifera isolate guangnan ecotype guangnan chromosome 1, ASM2987363v1, whole genome shotgun sequence genome, one interval contains:
- the LOC131158285 gene encoding uncharacterized protein LOC131158285, protein MIVSQYIARFIELSPFALHLAPDQEKKARKFKEGLRQNLFKQVIGFWAQMFAEVVDRATIIESGMQRGVVAKSERKRPTPQDFHASSIQDPWRGERYGGSQGRMMGHSSPQGGCTIPTYPTCGRSHPSECRMGEDVCYCYRRPEHKSWSCQGLLAHGPAPRQFQGGNQVPRRGQQRDTALARVYALMSGNTEAARDVVIARPTGSFVRCRRILRDFPVVIQGKVLPANRVILDMQGFDIILGMDLLPINHASIDCHFKEVIFIPLGEQEYKFLSSHVRSLHSLRKLFR, encoded by the exons ATGATAGTATCACAATATATAgcacgatttattgagttgtctcctTTTGCCCTACACTTAGCACCCGACCAAGAGAAGAAAGCAAGGAAATTTAAGGAAGgtctgaggcagaatttgtttaaGCAGGTCATTGGTTTTTGGGCTCAGATGTTcgcagaggtggtggatagagctaccATTATAgagagtggtatgcagagagGTGTCGTAGCTAAAAGtgagaggaagaggcccacgcctcaggaTTTTCATGCGAGTTCTATCCAGGACCCATGGAGAGGAGAGCGATATGGAGGTAGTCAGGGTCGGATGATGGGGCACAGTAGTCCTCAGGGTGGATGTACTATTCCTACATATCCTACATGTGGCCGAAGCCATCCaagtgaatgtaggatgggagaggaCGTCTGTTATTGTTATAGGAGACCCGAGCACAAGTCTTGGTCATGCCAAGGATTGCTGGCACATGGACCAGCTCCCAGACAATTTCAGGGTGGTAATCAGGTGCCTCGTAGAGGCCAGCAGAGGGACACTGCACTCgcgagagtctatgcattgatgtCGGGTAACACTGAGGCAGCTAGAGACGTAGTTATAG CTAGGCCGACTGGATCATTTGTGAGATGTAGGAGGATACTTAGGGATTTTCCAGTGGTCATTCAAGGAAAAGTACTGCCAGCTAATCgtgtgatattagacatgcagggttttgatataattctgggtatggatttgTTGCCaattaatcatgctagtattgactgtcattttaAGGAAGTAATTTTCATACCTCTTGGTGAACAAGAATACAAATTTCTTAGTTCACATGTGCGTTCATTGCACAGCTTGCGtaagctattcaggtga